A window of Euwallacea similis isolate ESF13 chromosome 10, ESF131.1, whole genome shotgun sequence contains these coding sequences:
- the l(2)k01209 gene encoding uridine-cytidine kinase-like 1, with protein sequence MAAKFAPLDPPSSASSDSDAIDAQENAEVCPDIEEQEERSGDFYNTPASPITVPFCPRPPSAGSQKSPRSRRQRTVSLNQGSTTQTKTDVMIRTPQRTIYTAGRPPWYNCEGQKVEPFVIGICGGSASGKTTVAEKIIEYLGVPWVTLLSMDSFYKVLTEKQHEIAENNEYNFDHPDGFDWDLLIVTLQRLKEGRKVEVPIYNFVTHSRENRTKTMYGANVIIFEGILTFHSPKVNEMLDLKIFVDTDADVRLARRLKRDITQRGRDLEGVLKQYTNMVQPSFNHYIAPLMTHADIIVPRGGENEVAIQLIVQHVHTQLQLRGFKLREELAQVHAMNSGPRPPTVKLLPTTPQIRGLHTFIRNKDTPRDEFIFYSKRLIRLVIEYTLSLMAFNDKVVETPQGVLYHGKRMATNNICGVSILRAGETMEQAVCDVCKDIRIGKILIQTNLQTGEPELYYLRLPKDIKDYKVILMDATVATGAAAMMAIRVLLDHDVAESNILLVSLLMAESGVRSIAYAFPKIQIVTTAIDPEINDKFYVLPGIGNFGDRYFGTEPTEEG encoded by the exons ATGGCTGCCAAATTCGCCCCGCTTGATCCCCCCTCATCGGCCAGTTCTGACAG CGATGCCATAGATGCTCAGGAAAACGCCGAGGTCTGTCCGGATATCGAGGAGCAGGAGGAGAGGAGCGGGGATTTTTATAACACCCCTGCATCACCCATAACTGTACCTTTCTGTCCCCGACCCCCCTCTGCAG GCTCTCAAAAATCTCCCAGATCCAGGCGACAACGCACAGTTTCCTTGAACCAGGGTAGCACCACACAAACGAAAACTGATGTCATGATAAG GACTCCACAAAGGACTATATATACTGCAGGCAGGCCTCCATGGTACAACTGTGAGGGTCAGAAGGTTGAGCCCTTTGTCATAG GAATATGCGGTGGAAGTGCATCAGGAAAGACTACAGTAGCAGAAAAGATAATTGAATACCTGGGGGTGCCTTGGGTGACTTTATTAAGTATGGACTCATTTTACAAAGTGCTAACTGAGAAGCAACATGAAATAGCTGAAAATAATGAGTACAATTTCGACCATCCTGATGGCTTTGATTGGGACCTTTTGATTGTTACCCTGCAAAGGCTGAAGGAAGGGCGAAAGGTTGAGGTTcctatttataattttgtgaCTCACTCCAGAGAAAACCGCACT AAAACCATGTATGGAGCCAATGTGATAATCTTCGAAGGTATATTAACCTTCCATAGTCCAAAAGTCAATGAAATgcttgatttaaaaatattcgtgGACACTGATGCAGATGTGAGACTAGCCCGAAGGCTTAAACGTGACATTACCCAGAGGGGGAGAGACTTGGAGGGCGTATTAAAGCAGTATACCAACATGGTGCAACCCTCATTCAATCACTATATTGCCCCGTTAATGACCCACGCTGACATTATAGTACCAAGAGGAGGGGAAAATGAAGTTGCCATTCAACTCATAGTTCAGCACGTCCACACGCAGCTGCAGCTG CGAGGATTTAAGTTGCGGGAAGAACTGGCTCAGGTGCATGCAATGAACAGTGGTCCCAGGCCTCCCACGGTTAAGCTACTGCCAACTACCCCTCAAATTAGAGGCCTGCACACGTTCATACGTAATAAAGATACACCCAGGgacgaatttattttttatagcaaGAGGCTCATTCGATTAGTTATCGAGTACACATTGAGCTTGATGGCATTTAATGATAAAGTCGTGGAGACGCCTCAGGGGGTTTTATATCACG GTAAACGAATGGCTACCAACAACATTTGCGGTGTATCAATTTTAAGAGCGGGGGAGACCATGGAACAAGCAGTATGCGACGTTTGCAAGGACATAAGAATCGGCAAAATCCTAATCCAGACTAATCTGCAAACGGGAGAACCTGAA CTTTACTATTTGCGGCTTCCTAAAGACATAAAAGACTATAAAGTGATTCTAATGGACGCGACTGTGGCCACCGGGGCGGCCGCGATGATGGCAATTCGGGTGCTGTTGGATCACGACGTTGCCGAgagcaatattttattg GTGTCTCTCTTGATGGCCGAGTCTGGAGTGCGCTCGATCGCTTACGCTTTCCCAAAGATCCAGATCGTTACTACGGCGATTGATCCGGAAATTAACGACAAATTCTACGTTTTGCCTGGAATTGGAAATTTCGGTGACAGGTACTTTGGCACTGAGCCTACAGAGGAAGGATGA
- the LOC136411505 gene encoding palmitoyltransferase ZDHHC3 — protein sequence MMEYDYNYFRRESDFHNKCCGGMFWCIRDICGLICAVLTWLLIFYAEFVVMSVILYPSPHTIYSVINTIIFQLCTFLAFTSHLKTMFTDPGAVPKGNATKEMLKQMGLREGQIIFKCSKCCSIKPDRAHHCSVCQRCIRKMDHHCPWVNNCVGENNQKYFVLFTFYICLISLHSLFLAINQFLMCVRHEWKECTSHSPPVTIVLLLFLMFEALLFAIFTAVMLGTQVQAIWNDETGIEQLKKEEATWVKKSRWKSIQAVFGRFSLLWFSPFARPRKYKSEADFYSV from the exons ATGATGGAATACGATTATAATTACTTCAGGAGGGAGTCAGACTTCCATAACAAATGCTGTGGAGGCATGTTCTGGTGCATTAGGGACATTTGTGGACTGATTTGTGCAGTCCTGACATGGTTGCTCATCTTCTATGCAGAATTTGTTGTTATGTCGGTGATACTGTACCCCAGCCCCCACACCATCTACAGCGTGATAAATACTATCATATTCCAATTGTGCACCTTCCTGGCTTTCACATCGCACTTGAAAACTATGTTCACGGATCCT GGGGCTGTTCCTAAAGGAAATGCAACCAAAGAGATGCTGAAGCAAATGGGTCTTCGGGAGGGCCAGATCATTTTCAAGTGTTCTAAATGTTGTAGTATTAAGCCTGACAGGGCTCATCACTGCTCAGTATGTCAGAG ATGCATTAGGAAGATGGACCACCATTGTCCTTGGGTGAATAACTGTGTAggagaaaataatcaaaagtaTTTTGTACTGTTCACT TTCTATATTTGCCTAATATCACTGCATTCCCTATTCCTAGCGATTAATCAGTTTTTAATGTGTGTGCGCCACGAATGGAAAGAGTGCACTAGCCACTCTCCACCAGTGACTATAGTGCTATTGTTGTTTCTAATGTTCGAGGCGCTTTTATTCGCCATTTTTACTGCAGTTATGCTGG GCACCCAAGTGCAGGCAATATGGAATGATGAAACAGGCATAGAACAGTTGAAAAAGGAGGAGGCCACTTGGGTGAAAAAGTCACGATGGAAGAGCATTCAAGCAGTTTTCGGCCGGTTTTCCTTGCTGTGGTTCTCCCCATTTGCTCGGCCCAGGAAATACAAGAGCGAGGCAGATTTTTATTCCGTTTAG
- the Asciz gene encoding PR domain zinc finger protein 1, with the protein MASAPLKLYLTAQECEIRNDLTCPIQNCSQHFTSESNLNFHLSKTHNSGNFKEGPVEKWYFCPHGNCPWSGLKHFTKLKLLRQHYMKVHMEKLHECTSCKKSFSTLVQLSRHVKYCSVDFACLSCNASYPCYDTLKTHCRRKSHKLLSKEKYKPINNRPLLMSTRDSVGPPKMVSQETQTDLIPLQKQDNNEDDNNYKSMKTQTDTVECRETSCNTSFNFEDFEFTFKEHIEKNSLGTQTHQNFFSQNLDTLSNLDSSFFTDTKTQTDLMFDNEMFASDYYSDMYTQTCDEILNDFTNIQTQTVFHDTLRSVESQTLMSSTDRFCPSIFKDIVHTETQTDAEFREMLEIINS; encoded by the coding sequence ATGGCTTCCGCACCCCTAAAACTTTATCTCACAGCTCAAGAATGCGAAATTCGCAACGACCTCACCTGTCCGATCCAAAACTGTTCCCAGCACTTCACCTCGGAATCCAACTTGAATTTTCACCTATCCAAAACACATAACtctggaaattttaaagaagGTCCTGTCGAGAAGTGGTACTTTTGCCCCCACGGGAACTGTCCCTGGAGCGGCCTTAAGCATTTCACTAAGCTGAAGCTGCTACGACAACATTACATGAAGGTGCACATGGAGAAGTTGCATGAGTGTACCTCATGCAAGAAGTCCTTCTCCACTTTGGTGCAGCTGTCTAGGCATGTGAAATATTGCAGTGTTGATTTTGCGTGTCTCAGCTGCAACGCCTCGTATCCGTGCTATGACACGTTGAAGACTCACTGTAGGAGAAAAAGCCATAAACTGTTGAGTAAGGAGAAGTACAAGCCCATTAATAACAGGCCATTGCTGATGTCAACAAGGGACAGTGTAGGGCCGCCAAAGATGGTCTCTCAAGAAACCCAGACTGACCTCATTCCACTTCAGAAGCAAGATAACAATGAAGATGACAATAACTACAAGTCAATGAAGACCCAAACTGACACAGTAGAGTGCCGAGAGACTTCATGCAATACCTCATTTAATTTTGAGGATTTTGAGTTCACCTTTAAGGAGCACATAGAAAAGAACTCACTGGGGACTCAAACACATCAAAACTTTTTCAGTCAAAATTTAGACACTCTAAGCAATCTTGACAGTAGTTTTTTCACTGACACGAAAACTCAGACAGATCTAATGTTTGATAATGAAATGTTCGCCTCAGACTATTACTCAGATATGTACACGCAGACTTGTGATGAAATCCTCAATGACTTTACCAATATTCAGACACAGACTGTGTTCCATGACACTCTGAGATCAGTGGAGAGTCAAACTCTAATGTCCAGTACAGATAGGTTCTGTCCGAGTATCTTCAAGGATATCGTGCACACTGAGACCCAGACTGATGCAGAGTTCAGAGAGATGCTGGAAATCATCAACTCTTGA